From Leptospira kirschneri serovar Cynopteri str. 3522 CT:
CGAAACGAATTCGACAAGTGATTCTCAATCTTCTTGGAAACGCGATCAAGTTTACAAACTCTACCGGTGAGATTTTAATCACTCTACATAAACTCGAAAATAATTTCCAACTTACAGTTCAGGATTCTGGAATCGGAATTCCTAAAGAAGAAATCTCTAAAATCTTTGAAACATTCTACCAAGTAAAAGGAGAAGACCGCGCCGCCTATGAAGGAAGTGGGCTCGGCCTGCCCATTGTTAAAAAAATCGTGGAGGCCCATCATGGCTCCATCGAAGTGGAAAGCGAACTCGGTAAAGGTAGTAAATTGATTGTTTTTCTTCCGTTTTTCACTCGTTTAGAAAATCCGAATATTTCCAGTTTCTTTTCTCAAGAAACGGAAGAATCCCCCTATCCTTTCCATCTTAAATCCATTCCAATTCTGTTATCTATCCAAGATAGGATTTATGATAGAGCAATTGAAAAATATTTCATACATAACTCACAAGAATTCATTTCTTTCCGTACCATGAAAGATTTTTCCAAAATACCACAAAAAAGCCTCGATCCACATAGAATATTGCTATATGATACACGTTTGCTTTTGGAAGAAACGGAAGTTGTTAAATTCTTAAGATCGCTTCTAAATGAGGATTCCAATTTTAGACATTTGATTCTTTTGGAAACCGCGGATATTCCGCTTCCTTTTCAGGAAGATCTGCTTCCTTTCTTTCCAAACTATACGATCCAAAACCCGTTCTCTTTAGATAAATTGAAATCGATTTTAATCGAAATTGAAAAGGAGATATATCTTGGAAATCGAACTGAAAAAGAAGAATATTCTTCGTAAAATTCCGAATGATCCTATTTTGATCGTCGAAGACAAAAAAGAAAACTGCATTCTTCTGGAAAGTTTATGCGATGAACTTGGTGTTAAACACGAGGTTGCGCCTAACGGAGCCGAGGCTCTAAAACGAATCGAAGATAAGAAATACTCCATTTTTATTCTGGACTTGATGATGCCTGTAATGGATGGACGTTCCTTTTTAGTTAAACTCAAAGAGATTTATCCTAACGCGATTGTACTCGTTCAAACGGCCATCGACAGCAACGAAAAAATCATAGAGATCATGAAACTAGGAGTTTTCGATTATATTCTAAAACCAATTTATCCAGAAATTTTTCTCAAGATTCTACAAAAAGCACTAAACTATTATTTTCTAAAAAACATGGAGGAGAATCTCGCCGAGATAGAAAATCAAAAACTAAAAAATCAGCTCGAATGGCTTACCTATAAGGAAACGATTCGTAAATCGGACAGTGAATCTCTTGAAAAAAACTCGATTCATAGTTTAAAAACTTCTCTTTCCCAAGGTAGCGGCATCGGTTCCATGACTAGTCTTTTGGATATGATTGATTCCGTTAAAATCCAAGAAGGAAACTTTTATAAAGTTGATAAGGAAATTTTAGATCTTCTTCTTACCAACAATCGAGTGACTAAGAATATGCTCCTTGGTCTTGAAAAACTGTTAAATCTAATCGATCAAAACTTCGAATTTAATACAATTTCTACTAAAGAAATTTTAGAAAAAACCAAAGATCTTCCCGAAAGTATAGATTCGTTTCTTTTATCTAAAAAGGTTTCAGTCAAACTTCCGGTTTTT
This genomic window contains:
- a CDS encoding response regulator, whose product is MEIELKKKNILRKIPNDPILIVEDKKENCILLESLCDELGVKHEVAPNGAEALKRIEDKKYSIFILDLMMPVMDGRSFLVKLKEIYPNAIVLVQTAIDSNEKIIEIMKLGVFDYILKPIYPEIFLKILQKALNYYFLKNMEENLAEIENQKLKNQLEWLTYKETIRKSDSESLEKNSIHSLKTSLSQGSGIGSMTSLLDMIDSVKIQEGNFYKVDKEILDLLLTNNRVTKNMLLGLEKLLNLIDQNFEFNTISTKEILEKTKDLPESIDSFLLSKKVSVKLPVFKKEHKINVNLSLLYLAMEELFLNAFKYCSFNSTIDIFTNINQSYFCITFKNRVDEKPYGGIPEKFEQLVIQPFFRIYPPVENVSHLEKFGLGLGLTAVDHIVRKHHGLFFIHNANDHTSENVSLCVLAEIFIPLVS